In Nostoc sp. GT001, a genomic segment contains:
- a CDS encoding cation:proton antiporter, whose protein sequence is MSNFDLVIQLFLQLTVILATCRIVTIIGRRYLGQTDVVCEMIAGVMLGPSLLGLIAPDFQQWLFPKLPIITAVGLKIPNPSMSILYAISQIGLAIYMFLIGLEFNTKLLKHHIKSASLLSAAGIITPFILGAIASFWFYHNGDFFQPKVMPWSAALYLGASMTITAFPMLARILYERGLAQTRFGTLALGAASVDDAVAWCLLAIVLASVKNSLSIAILAIGGGICYVLFAIFLGQPLLKAFTRMTKREGVNRQTLTLMLIILMFCAWFTDVTGIYAIFGAFVLGAVTPRGEFAQQIRQYTEFLTTSFLLPIFFVFSGLNTQIGLVNTPILWGVTLLIIAIAILGKGVACMLAAKLAGENWRESATIGALMNARGLMELIILNIGLEQGIITPTLFTIMVIMAVITTLMASPLIAFLLHGTSYEKSST, encoded by the coding sequence ATGTCAAATTTTGATCTGGTTATTCAGCTATTTCTGCAACTCACAGTTATTTTAGCAACTTGTCGCATTGTCACGATTATAGGACGCCGCTATCTTGGTCAAACCGATGTTGTTTGCGAAATGATCGCAGGTGTAATGCTAGGCCCATCACTTCTAGGATTGATTGCACCAGATTTTCAGCAATGGCTATTTCCTAAGCTTCCCATCATTACTGCTGTCGGACTCAAGATACCCAATCCATCGATGTCGATTTTATATGCTATCAGCCAGATTGGGTTGGCAATTTATATGTTTTTGATTGGTTTAGAGTTTAACACCAAACTCTTAAAACATCATATCAAAAGTGCAAGTTTGTTATCTGCGGCTGGAATTATCACTCCCTTTATTTTAGGAGCGATCGCATCTTTTTGGTTTTATCACAATGGCGATTTTTTTCAACCAAAAGTTATGCCTTGGTCAGCTGCTTTGTATCTGGGTGCATCAATGACAATTACGGCTTTTCCGATGTTAGCTCGTATTCTTTACGAACGCGGTCTTGCACAAACTCGCTTCGGTACTTTGGCTTTAGGTGCAGCATCAGTAGATGATGCAGTTGCTTGGTGTTTATTGGCGATTGTGCTGGCTAGCGTGAAAAATTCTTTAAGCATTGCCATATTAGCAATTGGTGGTGGCATTTGCTATGTGCTATTTGCGATTTTTCTCGGTCAACCTCTACTGAAAGCGTTCACACGCATGACAAAACGCGAAGGTGTGAACAGACAAACCCTGACTTTAATGTTGATAATTTTGATGTTTTGTGCATGGTTTACCGATGTTACAGGTATCTATGCAATATTCGGGGCTTTTGTGTTGGGAGCAGTGACACCACGGGGAGAATTCGCTCAACAAATTCGCCAATATACGGAATTTTTAACTACTTCTTTTTTGTTACCGATCTTTTTTGTCTTCTCTGGATTAAACACTCAAATTGGATTGGTAAACACACCTATTTTGTGGGGAGTGACGCTATTAATTATTGCGATCGCAATTCTCGGTAAAGGTGTTGCTTGTATGTTGGCTGCAAAATTAGCGGGGGAAAATTGGCGCGAATCTGCAACTATTGGCGCTCTGATGAATGCTCGTGGTTTGATGGAGTTAATCATCCTCAATATTGGTCTGGAACAAGGTATAATTACCCCAACTTTATTCACTATAATGGTTATTATGGCAGTCATTACTACTCTGATGGCATCACCACTGATTGCCTTTTTATTGCACGGTACAAGCTATGAGAAATCTTCTACTTAA
- a CDS encoding GDSL-type esterase/lipase family protein, which yields MHTFLASSSMQLSVPPNHFQPMKIVALGDSLIYGFGDPEKGGWIEQLRRWWMLPDSVGHILYNLGVRGDRTQQVAQRLEVEFRHRGELRNRVPDLIILSVGVNDSARLARPDGKSYTDFTLFEKEIASLLDLAQQLCPVLFVGMVPVDEAKMPFLDCFYYNHADQYRYKEATRIACSKRQIPYLDIFEQWMERGESWRLKRLSEDGLHPNTLGYQALLEDVINWDAIPSLRSRSVSQTDATRTMDFANAAYHSKFDYHLKPS from the coding sequence ATGCACACATTTCTCGCTTCTTCCTCAATGCAGCTGTCTGTACCACCAAATCACTTTCAGCCTATGAAGATTGTCGCACTGGGGGACAGCTTAATTTATGGATTCGGCGACCCAGAAAAAGGAGGCTGGATTGAGCAACTACGGCGATGGTGGATGTTGCCGGATAGTGTAGGTCATATTCTTTATAATTTAGGGGTAAGAGGCGATCGCACGCAACAAGTAGCACAAAGGCTAGAAGTTGAATTTCGCCACCGGGGTGAACTGCGAAATCGTGTTCCTGATTTGATTATTTTATCCGTAGGCGTAAATGACTCAGCCCGGTTGGCGCGTCCCGATGGTAAAAGTTACACAGATTTTACATTGTTTGAAAAGGAAATTGCGTCTCTGCTAGATTTAGCACAGCAACTCTGTCCTGTGTTATTCGTGGGCATGGTGCCAGTGGATGAAGCCAAAATGCCATTTTTAGATTGTTTTTACTATAATCATGCCGACCAGTACCGCTACAAAGAAGCAACTCGAATTGCTTGCAGCAAAAGGCAGATTCCCTATTTGGATATTTTTGAGCAATGGATGGAACGCGGTGAAAGTTGGCGACTCAAACGCTTGAGTGAAGATGGACTCCATCCCAATACACTAGGTTATCAAGCTTTGTTAGAAGATGTAATCAATTGGGATGCCATACCTTCTCTACGTTCGCGCAGCGTGTCGCAGACAGACGCCACGCGAACAATGGACTTTGCCAATGCAGCTTACCATTCCAAATTTGATTATCACCTTAAACCATCCTAA
- a CDS encoding AAA family ATPase — protein MVFDYFRSNEGTPTNNTRQSLIACGWRPFNRELDWGFLWQLLYSDSRELSQKSLNLASNVADVLGRNNYAWWANLLSVVSDNTRYEVEKFWNYITPDPQSPDHRYKDVLSTETPIVQFVSRSNIPIDYVLNRLQEITVMRVLGVLGNPDIITQYFSERDFYFPIDKFVSWERLDVINTVYAYWSKYDVWLQIDPYDRGRRQYTLMAQNLAPLINKATYDLAVMLSGYQSRVGKVHSQFNIRTFPADIQNFTDSVQQAILNQNQLAVVVHGEPGTGKTVWTQAVAKEILVPLGYVIFILDHDAIANFVPPTYIERICIVINEADNLAQNRASEVAQYNNKTEHILSLLDGTLYQSVIDDSGIQMQQRLVILMTCNTTERLDPAMLRKGRVDLMYEFTQLFV, from the coding sequence ATGGTTTTTGACTATTTTAGAAGCAACGAAGGCACTCCTACAAATAATACTCGGCAAAGCTTAATTGCTTGCGGTTGGCGACCGTTTAATCGAGAGTTAGACTGGGGATTTTTATGGCAACTGTTGTACAGTGATTCCCGCGAATTAAGTCAAAAAAGTTTGAATTTAGCGAGTAATGTTGCTGATGTTTTAGGACGAAATAATTATGCTTGGTGGGCTAATTTATTAAGTGTGGTATCTGATAATACCCGTTACGAAGTTGAAAAGTTTTGGAATTACATCACACCAGATCCTCAATCACCAGATCATCGCTACAAAGATGTTTTGAGTACGGAAACACCTATTGTCCAATTTGTCAGTCGTAGTAATATTCCTATTGATTATGTTCTTAATCGACTGCAAGAAATTACTGTAATGCGAGTTTTAGGTGTATTGGGTAATCCTGATATTATTACCCAGTATTTCTCAGAGAGAGATTTTTACTTTCCTATAGATAAATTCGTTAGTTGGGAACGCTTAGACGTTATTAATACTGTTTATGCTTACTGGTCTAAATATGACGTTTGGTTGCAAATTGATCCCTACGATCGCGGGCGACGACAATATACTTTAATGGCGCAAAATCTTGCGCCACTAATTAACAAAGCAACTTACGACTTAGCAGTAATGTTGAGTGGATATCAAAGTCGGGTAGGCAAAGTTCATAGTCAATTTAACATTCGGACATTTCCCGCAGATATCCAAAACTTTACTGATTCTGTACAGCAAGCGATTTTAAATCAAAACCAGTTAGCAGTTGTTGTACATGGAGAACCGGGTACTGGCAAAACAGTCTGGACACAGGCAGTAGCAAAAGAAATTCTTGTGCCTTTAGGGTATGTAATTTTTATTTTAGATCATGATGCGATCGCTAATTTTGTCCCCCCGACTTACATAGAGCGTATTTGTATCGTTATTAACGAAGCTGATAATCTAGCGCAAAATCGTGCTTCGGAGGTAGCGCAATACAATAACAAAACCGAACACATTTTGAGCTTGCTGGATGGCACTTTGTATCAGAGTGTAATTGATGACTCTGGTATTCAGATGCAGCAACGGTTAGTTATTTTGATGACTTGTAATACTACTGAAAGATTAGATCCAGCCATGTTACGTAAAGGTAGGGTGGATTTAATGTATGAGTTTACACAATTATTTGTTTGA
- a CDS encoding response regulator, whose translation MYESSKKILVIEDDSVTRNLYLKGLEAKGFDMIGAQNGRVGIQQAQKDVPDLVICDITMPDMDGYSVLNTLRQDPLTAIIPFIFLTGSNTKADVRKAMELGADDYLTKPSTLDELLRAIAIRLEKQANLQYWCAMKFEKAPKSSAFTDDTTAIASGVAVVSDKEVKISSQSIFPCIPQLKEVFDFIEAHYHEGITLCDVAVAVGYSSAYLTNRVKETSGETVNCWIVKRRMAEACFLLQNNNETVEKIAKTLGYQDVSHFSRQFRQHHGLPPQAWRKEHQLVSQKQVKLW comes from the coding sequence ATGTACGAATCGTCAAAGAAAATTCTCGTCATTGAAGATGATAGCGTTACCCGCAATCTTTATTTAAAGGGTCTTGAAGCTAAAGGTTTTGATATGATAGGCGCTCAAAACGGTCGTGTTGGTATTCAACAAGCACAAAAGGATGTACCCGACTTAGTTATTTGCGATATCACGATGCCTGATATGGATGGTTATAGCGTTTTAAATACACTACGCCAAGATCCTCTGACAGCAATTATTCCTTTCATTTTTCTGACTGGCAGTAATACTAAAGCAGATGTTCGCAAAGCTATGGAGTTGGGAGCAGATGATTATCTTACCAAACCCTCGACATTAGATGAATTGCTTAGAGCGATCGCTATTCGCTTGGAAAAGCAAGCGAATCTTCAGTACTGGTGTGCGATGAAATTCGAGAAAGCTCCAAAATCATCAGCATTTACAGATGATACTACAGCGATCGCTTCCGGTGTTGCCGTCGTCTCTGATAAAGAAGTCAAAATTTCTTCTCAGTCAATCTTTCCCTGCATTCCGCAATTAAAAGAAGTTTTCGACTTTATCGAAGCCCATTATCATGAAGGAATTACTTTGTGTGATGTGGCTGTTGCTGTTGGTTACTCATCAGCTTACTTAACTAACCGAGTAAAGGAGACAAGTGGAGAGACTGTAAACTGCTGGATTGTCAAACGCCGGATGGCAGAAGCTTGTTTTTTACTCCAAAATAATAATGAGACAGTCGAGAAGATAGCGAAAACATTGGGCTATCAGGATGTGTCTCATTTCTCCCGCCAGTTTCGCCAACATCACGGTTTACCTCCCCAAGCTTGGCGCAAAGAGCATCAACTTGTATCGCAAAAACAGGTGAAACTGTGGTGA
- a CDS encoding HAMP domain-containing sensor histidine kinase, producing MEPGFWGNPVELIAGIDITDYKYAELGLNQALEQAKQLSELRARFLSMVCHQFRTPLNIVSFSNSLLKEEVDKRTQKKIQPLLDHIQKATEQLSLMLDDILLFSKAESAKLNFEPKPLELVQFCQDLVAQMQMIVSQKSINFVSQDSSLTAYIDKKLLEPILKNLLDNAIKYSPSNQEISLELSCQNEKLIFQVKDRGIGILVEDQQRIFEPFYRGSNIDRIPGTGLGLSILKTLVDLHHGQVSVESEVDAGTMFTVILPLIKSEFTCSEL from the coding sequence ATGGAGCCTGGATTTTGGGGAAACCCAGTCGAACTGATTGCAGGTATCGATATTACCGATTACAAATATGCAGAATTAGGTCTTAACCAAGCTTTAGAACAAGCCAAACAACTTAGCGAACTTAGAGCGCGTTTTCTTTCTATGGTTTGCCATCAATTCCGAACTCCATTGAATATTGTTTCATTTTCTAATAGTTTACTTAAAGAAGAAGTAGACAAACGTACACAGAAGAAAATCCAGCCATTACTCGATCACATTCAAAAAGCTACCGAACAACTGAGTCTGATGTTGGATGATATTTTGCTCTTCTCTAAAGCAGAATCAGCAAAATTAAACTTTGAGCCAAAACCGCTTGAATTAGTTCAATTTTGTCAGGATTTAGTTGCACAAATGCAGATGATTGTTAGCCAAAAATCAATCAATTTTGTAAGTCAAGATAGCTCTTTAACAGCCTATATAGATAAAAAATTACTAGAGCCGATTTTGAAGAATTTACTTGATAACGCAATTAAGTATTCTCCCTCAAATCAGGAAATTAGCTTAGAACTATCTTGCCAAAATGAAAAATTAATTTTCCAAGTCAAAGATAGAGGGATCGGGATTTTAGTAGAAGATCAACAGCGAATATTTGAGCCATTTTACCGTGGTAGTAATATCGATCGTATACCTGGTACTGGACTAGGACTATCGATTCTTAAAACCCTTGTAGATTTACATCATGGTCAAGTTTCTGTAGAAAGTGAAGTTGATGCTGGCACTATGTTTACTGTAATTCTGCCATTAATCAAATCAGAGTTTACCTGTTCCGAGTTATGA
- a CDS encoding PAS domain S-box protein — protein sequence MNMNSGEYTLARSNNQWALQPEIEMKFAHFLINHAVDAAFCLGANAQFLYVNDATCLMTEYSREELLSMRLHDIDVDFSLHNWSDISSQGSLTFKSRYRTKGGRIFLVEISMNYVKHQDMEFGCAFAREKTDEIVELSVQKWTDELKDAKDNLQQEFSQLKSKEVELETSLCLLRSTLESTAIGIVAVNFEGDILSLNQKFVDMWQIPESLILSKKCPRCKAFFENQLKDPQAFSRLIWEVSSQSDFESYDILELKDGRVFAHYSKPQLLEGKIIGRVWSIWDITESKQTEEALRLNATRFRTLAETTDASTFLIQGTRLCYVNPAVEQLTGYTKEELLTGFDLRRLIKSKKRRQVRNPDEAGNFEYQEMNILTKKGTERWLACAVAKLDGAWILGKPSRTDCRYRYYRLQICRIRS from the coding sequence ATGAATATGAATTCTGGCGAATATACACTAGCTAGATCAAACAATCAATGGGCACTACAACCAGAAATAGAGATGAAGTTTGCTCACTTTCTAATAAATCACGCTGTGGATGCTGCCTTCTGTTTAGGAGCAAATGCGCAGTTTCTTTACGTTAACGATGCCACTTGTCTGATGACTGAGTATTCCCGTGAGGAATTACTTTCTATGCGGCTGCATGATATAGATGTAGATTTTTCGCTGCATAATTGGTCAGATATTAGCTCACAGGGTTCCCTTACCTTTAAATCTCGCTATCGGACAAAAGGAGGTCGGATATTTCTGGTAGAAATATCTATGAACTATGTAAAACACCAAGATATGGAATTTGGCTGTGCCTTTGCTCGTGAAAAAACTGATGAAATAGTAGAATTGAGCGTGCAAAAGTGGACTGATGAATTAAAAGATGCCAAAGACAATTTGCAACAAGAATTTTCTCAACTCAAGTCCAAAGAAGTAGAACTAGAAACATCTCTTTGTTTACTTCGTTCTACTCTTGAGTCTACTGCCATTGGTATTGTTGCAGTTAACTTTGAGGGAGATATTCTAAGCTTGAATCAGAAATTTGTGGATATGTGGCAAATCCCGGAATCCCTAATATTATCTAAAAAATGTCCTCGATGCAAAGCATTTTTTGAGAACCAACTTAAAGATCCACAAGCCTTTAGTCGGCTGATTTGGGAAGTATCTAGCCAATCTGATTTCGAGAGCTACGATATTCTGGAGTTGAAAGATGGAAGAGTTTTTGCACATTACTCTAAACCTCAGTTGCTTGAGGGTAAAATTATTGGGAGAGTGTGGAGTATTTGGGACATTACTGAATCGAAACAGACTGAAGAAGCATTACGTCTGAACGCAACTAGATTTCGGACTTTAGCAGAAACGACAGATGCTAGCACTTTTCTGATTCAAGGTACGCGGCTTTGCTATGTAAATCCGGCAGTAGAACAACTCACTGGCTATACAAAAGAAGAACTACTAACAGGTTTCGATCTTCGCCGACTGATTAAGAGCAAAAAACGCAGGCAAGTACGTAACCCGGATGAAGCTGGTAATTTTGAATACCAGGAGATGAATATTTTAACAAAAAAAGGCACGGAGCGCTGGCTAGCCTGTGCAGTTGCCAAGCTTGATGGAGCCTGGATTTTGGGGAAACCCAGTCGAACTGATTGCAGGTATCGATATTACCGATTACAAATATGCAGAATTAGGTCTTAA